Proteins found in one Pyxidicoccus trucidator genomic segment:
- a CDS encoding NAD(P)/FAD-dependent oxidoreductase — MSNPDVIVVGAGLAGLACSRTLVDARLKVLLLERGGAPGGRVRTDAHEGFLLDRGFQVYLTAYPEGRRALDLGALAPRRFIPGAKVWRSGRLHTVADPLRRPGQALSHLLDGPGTFGDKLRVLELRQAAVSGELEDLWQRPERTALRYLEELGFTDGMVEGFLRPFFAGIFLERGLATSSRFLEFVFRMFSTGDTVVPEQGMGAIPEQLAAKLPAGVLRMRVPVAEVWGHRVRLEDGETIGAKAVVVASDPKGAEGLLPGLSAHRMNRVTCLYFAAPEPPVEGPWLVLNGERHGLVNNVAVMSEVSPAYAPKGQALVSVSVLGEPLEAEALQGRVREELTGWFGKAVSAWRHLRTYVLPQALPAQPPPALEPPRRTVRLSPGLFVCGDHRDNASIDGALGSGRRAAEAILMDLGR; from the coding sequence GTGTCGAACCCGGACGTCATCGTGGTGGGAGCTGGGCTCGCGGGGCTGGCATGCAGTCGGACGCTCGTCGACGCCCGTCTCAAGGTGCTGCTGCTGGAGCGCGGAGGCGCACCCGGTGGCCGGGTTCGCACGGATGCCCATGAGGGCTTTCTCCTGGACCGGGGCTTCCAGGTGTACCTCACCGCCTACCCGGAGGGGCGGAGGGCACTGGACCTGGGGGCACTTGCCCCGCGCCGGTTCATCCCGGGTGCAAAGGTGTGGCGGAGCGGACGGCTGCACACGGTGGCGGACCCGCTGCGGCGGCCGGGCCAGGCGCTGTCGCACCTCCTCGACGGGCCCGGCACCTTCGGGGACAAGCTGCGCGTGCTGGAGTTGCGGCAGGCGGCGGTGTCCGGCGAGCTGGAAGACCTGTGGCAACGGCCCGAGCGCACCGCGCTGCGCTATCTGGAGGAGTTGGGCTTCACGGACGGCATGGTGGAGGGCTTCCTGCGGCCCTTCTTCGCGGGCATCTTCCTGGAGCGCGGGCTGGCCACGTCGAGCCGCTTCCTGGAGTTCGTCTTCCGCATGTTCTCCACCGGGGACACGGTGGTGCCGGAGCAGGGCATGGGCGCCATCCCCGAGCAGCTCGCCGCGAAGCTCCCGGCGGGCGTGCTGCGGATGCGCGTGCCGGTGGCCGAGGTGTGGGGCCACCGCGTGCGGCTGGAGGACGGAGAGACGATTGGCGCGAAGGCGGTGGTGGTGGCCTCGGACCCGAAGGGCGCGGAGGGCCTGCTGCCCGGCCTGTCCGCGCACAGGATGAACCGGGTGACATGTCTGTACTTCGCCGCGCCGGAGCCGCCGGTGGAGGGGCCGTGGCTGGTGCTCAACGGCGAGCGTCACGGCTTGGTGAACAACGTGGCGGTCATGAGTGAGGTGTCACCGGCGTATGCGCCGAAGGGACAGGCGCTGGTGTCCGTGTCCGTGCTCGGCGAGCCGCTGGAGGCCGAAGCGCTGCAAGGCCGGGTGCGTGAGGAGCTGACTGGCTGGTTTGGCAAGGCCGTCTCCGCATGGCGGCACCTGCGCACGTATGTCCTTCCCCAGGCGCTGCCCGCGCAGCCGCCTCCCGCGCTGGAGCCGCCGCGCCGCACCGTGCGCCTGTCGCCGGGCTTGTTCGTCTGTGGAGACCACCGGGACAATGCTTCCATC
- the trpD gene encoding anthranilate phosphoribosyltransferase, with translation MTLKEALGKVVGRRDLTREEMARVMGLMLAGEASHAQVGALATALKMKGETEDEILGAAEAMRACAAKLSPRAEVVLDTCGTGGDGAHTFNISTAVAFVAAGAGVTVAKHGNRAVSSRCGSADVLAALGVQMERPHERVARDIDEHGVGFLFAPSHHSAMKHVAQARKDLGFHSVFNLLGPLTNPAGARYQLLGTFAGNRLEQTARVLGRLGSRRAWVVHGDDGLDEVSPCAPTQVAELCEDGTVRMFTVRPEDAGLEVVPREAIAGGDAEENAQRLRALLDGERSGLRTAVLLNAAAALVVVGQALDLREGVKKAEHAIDSGSAARKLAALIHGAVS, from the coding sequence ATGACGCTCAAGGAAGCGCTGGGCAAGGTGGTGGGCCGGCGCGACCTCACCCGCGAGGAGATGGCCCGGGTCATGGGCCTGATGCTCGCGGGAGAGGCGTCGCATGCCCAGGTGGGCGCGCTGGCGACGGCGCTCAAGATGAAGGGGGAGACGGAGGACGAAATCCTCGGCGCGGCGGAGGCCATGCGGGCCTGCGCGGCGAAGCTGTCTCCCCGGGCGGAGGTGGTGCTCGACACCTGCGGTACGGGGGGTGATGGAGCGCACACCTTCAATATCTCCACCGCGGTGGCCTTCGTGGCCGCCGGGGCGGGGGTGACGGTGGCCAAGCATGGCAACCGCGCTGTCTCCAGTCGCTGCGGCAGCGCGGACGTGCTGGCGGCGCTGGGCGTGCAGATGGAGCGCCCGCACGAGCGCGTCGCGCGGGACATCGACGAGCACGGGGTGGGCTTCCTCTTCGCGCCCTCGCACCACAGTGCGATGAAGCATGTGGCGCAGGCGCGGAAGGACCTGGGCTTCCACAGCGTGTTCAACCTGCTGGGGCCGCTGACCAACCCCGCCGGGGCGCGCTACCAGTTGCTGGGCACCTTCGCCGGCAACCGCCTGGAGCAGACGGCGCGAGTGCTGGGGCGCCTGGGCAGCCGCCGCGCGTGGGTGGTGCACGGAGACGACGGGCTGGACGAAGTCTCCCCCTGCGCCCCCACGCAGGTGGCGGAGCTGTGCGAGGACGGCACCGTGCGGATGTTCACGGTGAGACCCGAGGACGCGGGGCTGGAGGTGGTGCCCCGCGAGGCCATCGCCGGCGGCGACGCGGAGGAGAACGCGCAGCGGCTGCGCGCGCTGCTGGACGGCGAGCGCTCCGGGCTGCGCACGGCGGTGCTGCTCAACGCGGCGGCGGCGTTGGTGGTGGTGGGCCAGGCGTTGGACTTGCGCGAGGGCGTGAAGAAGGCGGAGCACGCCATCGACTCGGGCTCCGCGGCGCGCAAGCTGGCCGCGCTCATCCACGGGGCCGTGTCGTGA
- a CDS encoding indole-3-glycerol phosphate synthase TrpC, which yields MARKRRELAVRPPMAPRPRPASRDFAGALVAKVPGRPVSVIAEVKRKSPSGGAFPHADVVAVARAYEAAGASAISVLTDGPDFGGALEDLVAVRAAVAVPVLRKDFLVAAREVEESALWGADAVLLIADALEDGELREMLATAREVRVAALVEAHTEAHAERALAAGAELVGINNRNLATLKTDTGTALRVMPKLRSRSLALVAESGLKSLADLLAAREAGADSVLVGESLLREPEPGRALRRLLGAEGP from the coding sequence ATGGCGCGCAAGCGCCGGGAGCTGGCCGTGCGTCCGCCCATGGCGCCGCGCCCGCGTCCGGCGTCGCGTGACTTCGCCGGGGCCCTGGTGGCGAAGGTGCCGGGGCGGCCGGTGAGCGTCATCGCGGAGGTGAAGCGCAAGAGCCCCTCGGGCGGCGCGTTTCCGCACGCGGATGTGGTGGCGGTGGCCCGGGCGTACGAGGCCGCGGGCGCCAGCGCCATCAGCGTGCTGACGGACGGGCCGGACTTCGGCGGTGCCCTGGAGGACCTGGTGGCGGTGCGGGCGGCGGTGGCCGTGCCGGTGCTGCGCAAGGACTTCCTGGTGGCGGCGCGCGAGGTGGAGGAGAGCGCGCTGTGGGGCGCGGACGCGGTGCTGCTCATCGCGGATGCGCTGGAGGACGGCGAGCTGAGGGAGATGCTCGCCACCGCGCGCGAGGTGCGGGTGGCCGCGCTGGTGGAGGCGCACACCGAGGCGCACGCCGAGCGCGCGCTGGCCGCGGGCGCGGAGCTGGTGGGCATCAACAACCGGAACCTCGCCACGCTGAAGACGGACACGGGCACGGCGCTGCGGGTCATGCCGAAGCTGCGCTCTCGCTCCCTCGCACTCGTGGCGGAGAGTGGGCTCAAGTCGCTGGCGGACCTGCTGGCGGCGCGCGAGGCGGGCGCGGACTCGGTGCTGGTGGGCGAGTCTCTGCTGCGCGAGCCGGAGCCCGGACGGGCGCTGAGGCGGCTGCTCGGCGCGGAGGGCCCGTGA
- a CDS encoding phosphoribosylanthranilate isomerase, with translation MSVRVKVCGITRLEDARATWDAGADALGLNFYAKSPRYVDLSTAAALAATRPPLGAVVGVFVNAPADAVRATVLECGLTAVQLHGDEPPEACSGYGVPVIKALRIRGPEDVARAREYVGVGDVAGLLLDGAAPGYGGGGVGFDWSLVAQLSGSGVPVLVAGGLKPSNVAEAVRATRPYGVDVASGVESSPGIKDLDAVRAFVRLAKSINLWE, from the coding sequence ATGAGCGTCCGGGTGAAGGTCTGCGGCATCACCCGCCTCGAAGACGCCCGGGCCACGTGGGACGCGGGTGCGGACGCGCTCGGGCTCAACTTCTACGCGAAGTCACCCCGGTACGTGGACCTGAGCACGGCGGCGGCGCTGGCGGCCACGCGGCCTCCGCTGGGCGCGGTGGTGGGCGTGTTCGTCAATGCGCCAGCGGACGCGGTCCGGGCGACGGTGCTGGAGTGCGGCCTCACGGCGGTGCAGCTCCATGGAGACGAGCCGCCGGAGGCGTGCTCGGGCTACGGAGTGCCCGTCATCAAGGCCCTGCGCATCCGGGGTCCGGAAGACGTGGCCCGCGCGCGGGAGTATGTGGGCGTGGGCGACGTGGCGGGGCTGCTGCTGGACGGAGCGGCTCCGGGGTATGGCGGCGGGGGCGTCGGCTTCGACTGGTCGCTGGTGGCGCAGCTGTCAGGCAGTGGCGTGCCCGTGCTGGTGGCGGGGGGCCTGAAGCCGTCCAACGTGGCCGAGGCGGTGCGGGCGACGCGGCCGTACGGTGTGGATGTGGCCAGTGGGGTGGAGTCGTCCCCTGGCATCAAGGACCTGGACGCGGTGCGCGCCTTCGTGCGGCTCGCGAAGTCCATCAACCTTTGGGAGTGA
- the aroF gene encoding 3-deoxy-7-phosphoheptulonate synthase, whose amino-acid sequence MLIVMRPDATAQDIERVNDEIRRRGWQPHAIPGGSRTAIGITGNPGAVEPEPFRVLPGVADAVAVSQPFKLVSREVKPDNTQLNIGGLTIGGAAFHVIAGPCSVESREQILSTAHAVKKAGATMLRGGAFKPRTSPYEFQGLKGDGLALLAEARKETGLLVTTEVKDTATLDEVAEHTDILQIGARNMQNFSLLEAVGERRKPVLLKRGMSATIKELLMAAEYIVARGNTQVILCERGIRTFETMTRNTLDLNAVPMLKALSHLPVFVDPSHGIGVRKAVPAMMRAATAVGADGIIVEVHPDPPRAKSDGAQSLDFSEFEKSMNEVRAIAQAMGREVVRLG is encoded by the coding sequence ATGTTGATCGTGATGCGACCCGACGCGACGGCCCAGGACATCGAGCGTGTGAACGATGAAATCCGCCGTCGTGGCTGGCAACCGCATGCGATTCCAGGGGGCTCCCGCACGGCCATCGGCATCACCGGCAACCCGGGCGCGGTGGAGCCGGAGCCCTTCCGTGTGCTCCCTGGTGTCGCGGACGCGGTGGCCGTCTCCCAGCCGTTCAAGCTCGTCAGCCGTGAGGTGAAGCCGGACAACACGCAGCTGAACATCGGCGGGCTCACCATCGGCGGCGCGGCGTTCCACGTCATCGCCGGCCCCTGCTCCGTGGAGTCGCGCGAGCAGATTCTCTCCACCGCGCACGCGGTGAAGAAGGCGGGCGCCACCATGCTGCGCGGCGGCGCGTTCAAGCCCCGCACCAGTCCCTACGAGTTCCAGGGCCTCAAGGGCGACGGCCTCGCGCTGCTCGCCGAGGCGCGCAAGGAGACGGGCCTGCTCGTCACCACCGAGGTGAAGGACACGGCCACGCTGGACGAGGTGGCCGAGCACACCGACATCCTCCAGATTGGCGCGCGCAACATGCAGAACTTCAGCCTCCTGGAGGCGGTGGGCGAGCGCCGCAAGCCGGTGCTGCTCAAGCGCGGCATGAGCGCCACCATCAAGGAGCTGCTGATGGCGGCCGAGTACATCGTCGCCCGCGGCAACACCCAGGTCATCCTCTGCGAGCGCGGCATCCGCACCTTCGAGACGATGACGCGCAACACGCTGGACCTCAACGCGGTGCCCATGCTCAAGGCGCTGTCGCACCTGCCCGTCTTCGTGGACCCCTCGCACGGAATCGGTGTGCGCAAGGCGGTGCCGGCGATGATGCGCGCGGCGACGGCGGTGGGGGCGGACGGCATCATCGTCGAGGTGCACCCCGACCCGCCGCGCGCCAAGTCGGACGGCGCGCAGTCGCTGGACTTCTCCGAGTTCGAGAAGTCCATGAACGAGGTCCGCGCCATCGCCCAGGCGATGGGCCGTGAAGTCGTAAGACTGGGGTAG
- a CDS encoding histidine phosphatase family protein: MGIMKTRGHQIVLVRHGETEWSRSGQHTGRTDIPLLDDGRKMGKLLAAPLKEWRFAEVWTSPLSRAAETCALAGYGDVAKKRPDLMEWDYGDYEGRTGDDIRAARPGWALWTDGAPNGETAAQVGARVDRVIADARAVKGDVLCFAHGHLLRVLAARWLGLPPENGQLFMLGTASISVLSLDGDGTQPVIVTWNDTRHLR, from the coding sequence ATGGGCATCATGAAGACTCGGGGTCACCAGATAGTGCTCGTCCGGCACGGTGAGACGGAATGGAGCCGGAGCGGCCAGCACACGGGCCGCACGGACATTCCCCTCCTGGATGACGGGCGGAAGATGGGCAAGTTGCTCGCGGCGCCGCTGAAGGAATGGCGCTTCGCCGAGGTGTGGACGAGCCCGCTGAGCCGCGCGGCCGAGACGTGCGCGCTGGCCGGCTATGGCGACGTGGCGAAGAAGCGGCCCGACCTCATGGAGTGGGACTACGGCGACTACGAGGGCCGCACCGGGGACGACATCCGCGCGGCGAGGCCCGGCTGGGCGCTGTGGACCGACGGAGCGCCGAACGGAGAGACAGCCGCACAGGTAGGCGCCCGCGTGGACCGCGTCATCGCGGATGCCCGGGCGGTGAAGGGAGACGTGCTCTGCTTCGCCCACGGCCACCTGCTGCGGGTGCTCGCGGCGCGGTGGCTGGGCCTGCCGCCCGAGAACGGCCAGCTCTTCATGCTGGGCACCGCATCCATCAGCGTCCTCAGCCTCGACGGCGACGGCACGCAGCCCGTCATCGTCACGTGGAACGACACCCGGCACCTGCGCTAG
- the trpB gene encoding tryptophan synthase subunit beta — protein MTTETTVGRFGRYGGRYVPETLVPALLELEEAYAKASADPSFGEEVARVLKEFVGRPTTLTPARRLTESWGGAHVWLKREDLAHTGAHKINNTVGQVLLAKRMGKKRIIAETGAGQHGVATATACALFGLPCEVYMGALDVERQSLNVFRMRALGAVVRPVESGSRTLKDAMNEAMRTWVSQVADTHYVIGSAAGPHPYPSIVRDFQAVIGKELRTQALAAFGKLPDAIIACVGGGSNAIGVLHPFIGDKDVRLVGVEAGGHGLDSGQHGASLTLGTEGVLHGSRSLVLQDADGQIQEAHSISAGLDYPGVGPELAHLAKTGRMEVRTATDDEALAAFYEVARTEGILPALETSHAFARGRELARDLGKGKYLVINCSGRGDKDVATISARGVPPPVGVKS, from the coding sequence ATGACCACGGAGACTACCGTCGGACGCTTCGGGCGCTACGGCGGGCGCTACGTGCCGGAGACGCTGGTGCCGGCGCTGCTGGAGCTGGAAGAGGCCTACGCGAAGGCGAGCGCGGACCCCTCCTTTGGTGAGGAAGTCGCGCGGGTGCTGAAGGAGTTCGTGGGCCGGCCCACGACGCTGACGCCCGCGCGGCGGCTCACCGAGTCGTGGGGTGGCGCGCACGTGTGGCTCAAGCGCGAGGACCTGGCGCACACGGGCGCGCACAAAATCAACAACACCGTGGGCCAGGTGCTGCTGGCGAAGCGGATGGGCAAGAAGCGCATCATCGCGGAGACGGGCGCGGGCCAGCACGGCGTGGCCACGGCCACCGCGTGCGCCCTCTTCGGCCTGCCCTGCGAGGTGTACATGGGCGCGCTGGACGTGGAGCGTCAGTCGCTCAACGTCTTCCGCATGCGCGCGCTGGGCGCGGTGGTGAGGCCGGTGGAGTCGGGCTCGCGGACGTTGAAGGACGCGATGAACGAGGCCATGCGCACGTGGGTGTCGCAGGTGGCGGACACGCACTACGTCATCGGCAGCGCGGCGGGGCCGCACCCGTACCCGAGCATCGTCCGCGACTTCCAGGCCGTCATCGGCAAGGAGCTGCGCACGCAGGCGCTGGCGGCCTTCGGGAAGCTGCCGGACGCCATCATCGCGTGCGTGGGCGGCGGCTCGAATGCGATTGGCGTGCTGCACCCGTTCATCGGTGACAAGGACGTGCGGCTGGTGGGCGTGGAGGCCGGAGGCCACGGGCTCGACTCGGGGCAGCACGGCGCGTCGCTGACGCTGGGGACGGAGGGCGTGCTGCACGGCTCGCGCTCGCTGGTGCTCCAGGACGCGGACGGGCAGATTCAGGAGGCGCACAGCATCTCCGCCGGCCTGGACTACCCGGGCGTGGGGCCGGAGCTGGCGCACCTGGCGAAGACGGGGCGGATGGAGGTGCGCACCGCCACGGACGACGAGGCGCTGGCGGCCTTCTACGAGGTGGCGCGCACGGAGGGCATCCTTCCCGCGCTGGAGACCTCGCATGCCTTCGCGCGCGGCCGGGAGCTGGCGCGTGACCTGGGCAAGGGCAAGTACCTGGTCATCAACTGCTCGGGACGCGGTGACAAGGACGTGGCGACCATTTCCGCGCGGGGCGTGCCGCCGCCGGTGGGGGTGAAGTCGTGA
- the trpA gene encoding tryptophan synthase subunit alpha: MSGEIAQTFAKAKARGEGVLVAYAMAGDPDLPRSVDVFAALVEGGADIIEIGVAFSDPIADGPVIQGASERALKAGSTLKRVLDEVVPEVRRRCPQTPLVIMTYVNVIMAMGEERFAKLARERGVSGAILPDLPPEESEGLRATFDAAGVDLIPLCAPSTSQARAQGIASNARGFVYCVAVSGVTGMRAELPADLSQRLDVVRKASPVPVVAGFGISTEEQARTLSAHADGVVVGSALVRAAHADGPGAAKALCADIKRGLKR; this comes from the coding sequence GTGAGCGGAGAGATTGCGCAAACGTTCGCGAAGGCAAAGGCGCGCGGCGAGGGCGTGCTGGTGGCGTACGCCATGGCGGGCGACCCGGACCTGCCGCGCTCGGTGGACGTGTTCGCCGCGCTGGTGGAGGGTGGCGCGGACATCATCGAGATTGGCGTGGCGTTCAGCGACCCGATTGCGGACGGCCCCGTCATCCAGGGCGCGTCGGAGCGGGCGCTGAAGGCGGGCTCCACGCTGAAGCGCGTGCTGGACGAGGTGGTGCCCGAGGTGCGCAGGCGCTGCCCCCAGACGCCGCTGGTCATCATGACGTACGTCAACGTCATCATGGCGATGGGCGAGGAGCGCTTCGCGAAGCTGGCGCGCGAGCGCGGCGTGTCGGGCGCGATTCTGCCGGACCTGCCGCCCGAGGAGAGCGAGGGCCTGCGGGCCACGTTCGACGCGGCGGGCGTGGACCTGATTCCGCTGTGCGCGCCCTCGACGTCGCAGGCCCGGGCGCAGGGGATTGCCAGCAACGCGCGGGGCTTCGTCTACTGCGTGGCGGTATCGGGTGTGACGGGCATGCGGGCGGAGCTGCCGGCGGACCTGTCGCAGCGGCTGGACGTGGTGCGCAAGGCGTCGCCGGTGCCGGTGGTGGCGGGCTTCGGCATCTCCACGGAGGAGCAGGCGCGGACGCTGTCGGCGCATGCGGACGGCGTGGTGGTGGGCAGCGCGCTGGTGCGCGCGGCGCACGCCGACGGGCCGGGCGCGGCGAAGGCGCTGTGCGCGGACATCAAGCGCGGGCTCAAGCGCTGA